CAACACCTCTGGCGCACTGGCCCCGGCGGTGATCCCCACGCCGGTGATGCCTTCGAGCCATGCCGGGTCGATCTGGCTGGCATCGTCGATCAGGTAGGCCGGGGTGCCGACCCGCTCGGCCAGCTCGCGCAGTCGGTTGGAGTTGGAACTGTTGGGACTGCCCACCACCAGCAGCAGGTCACAGCCGGCGGCCAGCTCGCGCACGGCGTCCTGGCGGTTCTGGGTGGCGTAGCAGATGTCGTCCTTGCGCGGCCCCTGGATCCGCGGAAACTTGGCGCGCAGGGCGTCGATCACCCGGGCGGTGTCGTCCATGGAGAGCGTGGTCTGGGTAACGAAGGCGAGCCGGGTGGGGTCCTTCACTTCGAGGCGTGCGACGTCCTCCTCGTCCTCCACCAGGTAGATGGCACCGCCATGAGCGGTGTCGTAGCGCCCCATGGTGCCTTCGACTTCAGGATGCCCGGCGTGACCGATGAGAATGCACTCCTGGCCCCGCTTGGCGTAGCGCAGGACCTCCATGTGCACCTTGGTGACCAGCGGGCAGGTGGCGTCGAAGACCTTGAGGCCGCGTCGCTCGGCGTCGTCCTGCACCGCCCGGGAAACACCGTGGGCGGAGAAGATCACGATGACGTCGTCGGGCACCTCGTCGAGTTCCTCGACGAAGATGGCGCCGCGCTCGCGCAGGGTATCGACCACGAAGCGGTTATGCACCACCTCGTGGCGTACGTAGATAGGCGGGCCGAAGACGTCCAGCGCACGATTGACGATCTCGATGGCGCGATCGACGCCGGCACAGAAGCCGCGTGGGTTGGCCAGCCGGATTCGCACGGAGTTAGCTTGCATGGTTACGTCGCCTTGATGCGTCGGGGCATCGGTAGAAACAGATAAAGCGTAGAAAGCGCTGAGTTCCGTCGCGAGCGAAGATAGGCTGGACGTCGCCGGAACGGAGAACCCGGAGTTTACACGGCAGTAAATGAGAGTTCGACCGGGCTGGCGACCCAGTACCGCCGGCGACCAGGATATCGAGCGCAGCAGGAAATCAGCGTTTTCTCAGTGTGTCTGCGCGGGCCTGACATCCAACACTTCGACCTCGAAGGTCAGGGTACGCCCGGCGAGCGGATGGTTGAAGTCCACTTCCACGTTACGCTCGTCGACGGCCGTGATCACGCCGGGTAGCTCGCCGCCGGCGGGGTCGGCGAATGACATCACCGTGCCCACCTCCGGCTCGATCTCGTCGAAGTCGTCGCGGCTGAGCAGCTGCACGTTCTGCGGATTGCGCTGGCCGAAGGCGTGCTCGGGTGTCACCTCGAAGCTGCCGCTCTCGCCGCCGCTCATGCCCTTGAGCGGATATTCGAAGCCGGGCGGCAGGTTGCCGTCACCCAGTTGGAAGGTGGCGGGTGACTTCTCACGGGTGGAGTCGACCACGGTGCCGTCCTCCAGCTTGAGGGTGAAGTGCAGTGTCACTTCCATGCCTTCGTCGATGCGGTATTCGCTCATCATTGCTCTCGCTCGATCGGTCGTGTCTGGTTGCAGGATAGCAGGCGGCTCAATTGCCCCGGCGCGCCTGCTTGCGCCCTTCGAAAATGGATTCCCAGATCAGGCCGATCGCCCCCAGGGTGATGCCGATATCGGCCACGTTGAAGGCCGGGTAGTACCAGCCGGCCACGTGGAAGGAGAGAAAGTCGACCACGTAGCCGTGTACCAGGCGGTCATAAAGATTGCCCAGGGCGCCGCCGATAACCAGCGCCAGCGAGGCGCCGAGCAGCTTCTCGTCGGCCTTGAGCCGGCTCATCCACACGGTCAGGCCGATACTGGCGCCTATGCCGACGATGGCGAAGAACCAGCGCTGCCAGCCGGGATGGCCGGCGAGAAAGCTGAACGCCGCCCCGGTGTTGTGCAGCAGCGTGAGGTTGAAGAACGGCAGCACTTCCACCGGCTGCCCATAGCTCAGCAGGCTCGACATCAGCGCCTTGGTGCCGAGATCCAGCAGTACCACGGCGGCAGCCAGCCACAGCCAGCGCAACGGCTGGCGCATCGGCGGCACGGAGACACCGCCGCTGCTCTGCTCCTTGTCACGCATAGTGGCGAGTCTCACCGCTACCCTCCGGCAGGTTGCTGATGCAGCGCCCGCAGAGGTCGGGGTGCTCGGCATGGCTGCCGACGTCCTCGCGATGGTGCCAGCAGCGCTCGCACTTCTGGTGCGGGCTGGCCGCGACGGCGACCATCAGCCCCCCAAGCTCGGTGGCCTCGGCACCTTCAGCGTGCTGGCCCTCGGCCAGCGGCGCCAGGCGCACCTCGCTGGTGAGCATCACGAAGCGCAGCTCCTCGCCCAGCTTGGCCAGGGTGGCATGAAGTTCAGCGTCGACGAACAGGGTCACCTCGGCGGCCAGGCTGCCCTTGATCACCTTGGCGTTACGGGCGTCTTCCAGGCACTTGTTGACCGCCTGCTTGACCTCGAGCACCTGTTCCCAGAACTCGCGCCCCAGCTGGGCGTTCGGCGCCAGGGTGGCGAGCCCTTCGTAGTAGGTCTCGAGCAGCACGCTGTCGCCCTTGCTGCCGGGGATGTTCTCGTGAATCTCCTCGGCGGTGAAGCTGAGGATCGGCGCCACCCAGCGCGAGAGCGCCTCGACCACATGGTAGAGGGCCGTCTGGCAGCTGCGCCGGGCCAGGGAATCGGCCTGGGTGGTGTACTGGCGGTCCTTGATGACATCGAGATAGAAGCCGCCGAGTTCCCGCGAGCAGAAGGTGTGCACCTGCTGGTAGACGTCGAGGAAGCGGTACTCCTCATAGGCCTTCTCGATGCGCGCCTGGAGCTGGGCGGCGCGATCCACCACCCACTGGTCCAGCGCCAGCATGTCGCCGAACGCCACGCTATCGCGGGCCGGATCGAAGCCGTTGAGGTTGGCCAGCAGGAAGCGCGCGGTGTTGCGGATGCGCCGGTAGACGTCGGCGGTGCGCTTGAGGATCTCGTCGGAGACCGCCATCTCGCCCGAATAGTCGGTGGAGGCGACCCACAGGCGCAGGATGTCGGCCCCCAGTTTGTCCATCACCTCCTGCGGCGCCACCACGTTGCCCATCGACTTGGACATCTTGCGCCCCTGGGCGTCGACGGTGAAGCCATGGGTGAGCAGGCCGCGGTACGGCGGGTGGCCGTCGATGGCGCAGCCGGTCAGCAGCGAGGAGTGGAACCAGCCGCGATGCTGGTCGGAGCCCTCCAGGTAGAGGTCGGCACGCGGGCCGCTCTCGTGGCCGTGGGGGTGCGAGCCGCGCAGCACGTGGCGGTGGGTGGTGCCGGAGTCGAACCACACGTCGAGGGTATCGGTGACCTTCTCGTACGCGGCCGCCTCGTCGCCCAGCAGCTCGGCCGGGTCGAGGCGGAACCAGGCATCGATGCCCTCGCGCTCGACGCGCTTGGCGGCCTCCTCCATCAGCTCCACGGTGCGCGGGTGCAGCTCGCCGGTGGCCTTGTGCAGGAAGAACGGGATCGGCACGCCCCAGTTGCGCTGGCGCG
This portion of the Billgrantia sulfidoxydans genome encodes:
- the ispH gene encoding 4-hydroxy-3-methylbut-2-enyl diphosphate reductase; protein product: MQANSVRIRLANPRGFCAGVDRAIEIVNRALDVFGPPIYVRHEVVHNRFVVDTLRERGAIFVEELDEVPDDVIVIFSAHGVSRAVQDDAERRGLKVFDATCPLVTKVHMEVLRYAKRGQECILIGHAGHPEVEGTMGRYDTAHGGAIYLVEDEEDVARLEVKDPTRLAFVTQTTLSMDDTARVIDALRAKFPRIQGPRKDDICYATQNRQDAVRELAAGCDLLLVVGSPNSSNSNRLRELAERVGTPAYLIDDASQIDPAWLEGITGVGITAGASAPEVLVKGVIERLQGLGARAPEELAGREETITFSMPRELRERVIASDSLS
- the fkpB gene encoding FKBP-type peptidyl-prolyl cis-trans isomerase, translating into MSEYRIDEGMEVTLHFTLKLEDGTVVDSTREKSPATFQLGDGNLPPGFEYPLKGMSGGESGSFEVTPEHAFGQRNPQNVQLLSRDDFDEIEPEVGTVMSFADPAGGELPGVITAVDERNVEVDFNHPLAGRTLTFEVEVLDVRPAQTH
- the lspA gene encoding signal peptidase II; this translates as MRDKEQSSGGVSVPPMRQPLRWLWLAAAVVLLDLGTKALMSSLLSYGQPVEVLPFFNLTLLHNTGAAFSFLAGHPGWQRWFFAIVGIGASIGLTVWMSRLKADEKLLGASLALVIGGALGNLYDRLVHGYVVDFLSFHVAGWYYPAFNVADIGITLGAIGLIWESIFEGRKQARRGN
- the ileS gene encoding isoleucine--tRNA ligase, which codes for MSDYKHTLNLPETDFPMRGNLPRREPGRVSQWQDMKLYQRLREERRGRETFVLHDGPPYANGSIHIGHAVNKILKDIIVKSKNLAGLDAPYVPGWDCHGLPIEHKVETTHGKHLDPEQARALCREYAASQIETQLADFVRLGVVGDWDNPYRSMDYANEAGEIRALADMVAAGYVFKGLKPVNWCFDCGSALAEAEVEYQDKKSDAIDVAFPAADEAKLAAAFGLESLSKPAAIVIWTTTPWTVPANQALNVHPEFTYALVDTGSRLLVLAEELVESCLERYELEGEVIATAKGQALDLIEFRHPFYDRLSPVYLADYVESEVGSTGIVHSAPAYGVDDFVTCRAHGMAFEEIKSPVQGNGVYADDLPFFGGQMIWKANPQIVDKLREVGALLAHKVITHSYMHCWRHKTPVIYRATAQWFVGMDVKGHDGRTLRERALEGIEATQFTPAWGQARLHAMIANRPDWCISRQRNWGVPIPFFLHKATGELHPRTVELMEEAAKRVEREGIDAWFRLDPAELLGDEAAAYEKVTDTLDVWFDSGTTHRHVLRGSHPHGHESGPRADLYLEGSDQHRGWFHSSLLTGCAIDGHPPYRGLLTHGFTVDAQGRKMSKSMGNVVAPQEVMDKLGADILRLWVASTDYSGEMAVSDEILKRTADVYRRIRNTARFLLANLNGFDPARDSVAFGDMLALDQWVVDRAAQLQARIEKAYEEYRFLDVYQQVHTFCSRELGGFYLDVIKDRQYTTQADSLARRSCQTALYHVVEALSRWVAPILSFTAEEIHENIPGSKGDSVLLETYYEGLATLAPNAQLGREFWEQVLEVKQAVNKCLEDARNAKVIKGSLAAEVTLFVDAELHATLAKLGEELRFVMLTSEVRLAPLAEGQHAEGAEATELGGLMVAVAASPHQKCERCWHHREDVGSHAEHPDLCGRCISNLPEGSGETRHYA